The Solea senegalensis isolate Sse05_10M linkage group LG9, IFAPA_SoseM_1, whole genome shotgun sequence genome has a segment encoding these proteins:
- the smarcc1a gene encoding SWI/SNF complex subunit SMARCC1 isoform X3, producing MATAATTAGGTGSGGPAGGPVGGGGAAVGRKKDGGPSTKFWESSETISQLETVRLWIGKHYKKYVQNDSPSSKSLAGLVVQLLQFQEDAFGRRVNNPALTKLPAKCFHDFKAGGALCHILGSVYKFKSEQGWRRFDLQNPSRMDRNVEMFLNVEKNLVQNNCLTRPTVFLSPDIEQKQASKLKDIIKRHQGSMTDDKSKATHHIYPSPSQQEEEEWLRPVMRKDKQVLVHWGLYPDSYDTWVSASEVDGDIEDPPSNDRPWKVHAKWVLDTDAFNEWMNEEDYEVDENKKLVNFRQRIFPKEEEERKANSAGKKRRRSPSPPSTPVESRKKGGKKGNPGSHWKRRGHRGEEEDTEEDITKDMDDSSAGASMEEGSVPKNAGSKKDIENTPIKGGNVADLDDMEDDSVLSGGKDDDDQGKAEINRLMDTSEDNVTEQTHHIIIPSYSSWFDYNCIHEIERRALPEFFNGKNKSKTPEIYLAYRNFMIDTYRLNPQEYLTSTSCRRNLTGDVCAIMRVHAFLEQWGLVNYQVDSESRPLPMGPPPTPHFTVLADTPSGLVPLNHRPPPIPPPQQMPNFADKSKDKAIDLQNFGLRSDLYKKIPKGKSVNSTRDWTEQETLLLLEALEMFKDDWNKVSEHVGSRTQDECILHFLRLPIEDPYLENSEATLGPLAYQPIPFSQSGNPVMSTVAFLASVVDPRVASAAARAALEEFSRVREEVPAELVEAHVKKVQEAARSTGKVDPSFGLESSGIAGTAPDEPEKTESTEPEKIETDTDSQQADKAELKEEAEKPSESAEKNDKTEAVDKVKKEGAETSEREEEPEEGGEAKTAPADKDKEEAMETSSSEQEKDKEDKAATDEGEEKRKKLEHDIGEGNIATAAAAALASAATKAKHLAAVEERKIKSLVALLVETQMKKLEIKLRHFEELETIMDREKEALELQRQQLLTERQAFHMEQLKYAEMKARQQMEQQAAAAAAAAAAQAQGQGQGQGHTPGSGPHSGPPQPGMHPGGPPPHHGGPPPHHGAPPPHHGGPPPGAAMHPGYPPIGHHPMAPHHPGQTGPMGPSQPIPGRMLSGPPSAGPPPGGMPPMMPPRHPGAPNGMYPGPAPAQPEGIPPVPVGPPAPPSARVAEN from the exons atggcGACGGCGGCGACCACGGCAGGCGGGACGGGATCCGGTGGACCGGCCGGCGGCCCGGTCGGTGGTGGAGGAGCAGCGGTGGGACGTAAAAAGGACGGCGGCCCGTCCACGAAATTCTGGGAAAGTTCAGAGACGATATCCCAACTGGAGACGGTGCGACTGTGGATCGGAAAGCACTACAAGAAG TATGTCCAGAATGACTCCCCCTCCAGTAAAAGCTTGGCGGGCCTGGTCGTCCAGTTGCTTCAGTTCCAGGAGGACGCATTTGGACGCAGGGTCAACAATCCTGCTCTTACCAAACTACCT GCCAAGTGTTTCCACGATTTCAAAGCAGGAGGTGCTCTCTGTCACATCTTGGGGTCGGTTTACAAATTTAAGAGTGAACAGGGCTG GCGGAGATTTGACCTGCAGAATCCTTCCAGGATGGACAGGAATGTGgaaatgttcttaaatgttGAGAAGAACTTGGTCCAG AATAACTGCCTGACTCGACCCACCGTCTTCCTGTCACCGGACATCGAGCAGAAACAGGCCAGTAAACTCAAAGACATCATCAAAAGGCACCAG GGCTCCATGACTGATGATAAATCAAAAGCCACCCACCACATTTACCCGTCACCATCCCAACAAGAAGAGG AGGAGTGGCTTCGTCCTGTAATGAGGAAAGACAAGCAGGTGCTGGTGCACTGGGGTCTTTACCCAGACAG CTATGACACCTGGGTATCAGCCAGTGAGGTGGATGGCGACATAGAGGATCCACCCAGCAACGACAGACCCTGGAAG GTCCATGCCAAGTGGGTTTTAGACACGGACGCCTTCAATGAGTGGATGAATGAAGAAGACTACGAGGTAGATGAGAACAAGAAACTAGTCAACTTCCGTCAGAGGATCTTCCccaaagaggaggag GAGCGCAAAGCCAACTCCGCCGGCAAGAAGAGGAGACGCTCGCCCTCGCCGCCCAGTACTCCTGTCGAGTCTCGCAAGAAGGGAGGAAAGAAAGG GAACCCCGGGTCTCACTGGAAGCGACGGGgccacagaggagaagaggaggacacTGAGGAGGACATAACCAAGGACATGGACGACTCATCAGCCGGTGCCAGCATGGAGGAGGGAAGCGTGCCCAAAAACG CAGGTTCAAAGAAGGACATTGAAAACACTCCAATAAAAGGAGGGAATGTGGCGGACCTGG ATGACATGGAGGATGACTCTGTGCTGTCTGGTGGAAAG GATGACGACGACCAGGGCAAAGCGGAGATCAACCGACTGATGGACACTAGCGAGGACAACGTTACTGAACAGactcatcacatcatcatccccAGCTACTCTTCTTGGTTCGACTACAACTG CATCCACGAGATTGAGAGAAGAGCCTTGCCCGAGTTCTTCAATGGAAAGAACAAGTCCAAAACCCCAGAGAT ATACTTGGCCTACCGTAACTTCATGATCGACACGTATCGGCTGAACCCTCAGGAGTatctcacctccacctcctgccGCAGGAACTTGACCGGGGACGTGTGCGCCATCATGAG GGTTCATGCCTTCTTGGAGCAGTGGGGTTTGGTAAATTACCAGGTGGACTCTGAGAGTCGCCCACTGCCCATGGGCCCCCCACCGACACCCCACTTTACTGTGCTGGCTGACACACCCTCTGGCCTTGTGCCCTTGAACCACAGACCCCCACCA attcctcctccacagcagatGCCCAACTTTGCAGACAAAAGCAAAGACAAAGCCATTGACTTGCAGAACTTTGGACTTCGCTCTGACCTTTACAAGAAAATCCCTAAG GGTAAAAGTGTCAACTCCACCAGGGACTGGACTGAGCAggagactctgctgctgctagaG GCCCTTGAGATGTTCAAAGATGACTGGAACAAAGTGTCGGAGCATGTCGGTTCACGCACCCAAGACGAGTGTATTCTGCACTTCCTGCGGCTGCCCATCGAGGATCCATATCTGGAGAACAGTGAGGCCACCCTGGGCCCCCTGGCCTACCAGCCCATACCTTTCAGCCAGTCTGGAAACCCTGTCATGAGCACAGTAGCCTTCCTGGCCTCTGTGGTTGACCCCAGAGTGGCATCTGCTGCTGCCAGGGCAGCCTTAG AGGAGTTCTCCCGTGTGCGTGAGGAGGTTCCGGCTGAGCTGGTGGAGGCTCATGTGAAGAAGGTGCAGGAGGCTGCCAGGAGCACAGGGAAGGTCGACCCCTCCTTCGGCCTGGAGAGCAGTGGCATCGCCGGCACTGCCCCTGATGAGCCCGAAAAGACTG AATCAACAGAACCAGAAAAAATAGAAACTGACACAGACTCCCAACAAGCCGATAAG GCGGAGTtgaaggaggaggcagagaagcccagtgagtCTGCAGAAAAGAACGATAAAACAGAAGCCGTAGACAAGGTGAAGAAGGAGGGAGCTGAGACGTCGGAGCGCgaggaggagccagaggaaggaggggaggcCAAGACGGCACCAGCAG aCAAAGACAAGGAGGAGGCTATGGAGACATCATCctcagagcaggagaaggacaAGGAGGACAAGGCGGCTACAgatgagggagaggagaagaggaagaagctggAGCATGACATCGGAGAAGGAAACATCGCTACAGCGGCTGCAGCTGCGCTGGCATCTGCTGCCACCAAGGCCAAG CACTTGGCAGCAGTAGAGGAGAGGAAGATCAAGTCCCTGGTGGCTCTGCTGGTGGAGACCCAGATGAAGAAGCTGGAGATCAAACTGAGGCACTTCGAGGAACTGGAAACCATCATGGACCGAGAAAAAGAGgct CTGGAGCTTCAGCGGCAGCAGCTGCTCACAGAGCGTCAGGCATTCCACATGGAGCAGCTCAAATATGCGGAGATGAAGGCAAGGCAGCAGATGGAGCAgcaggcagctgctgctgccgccgctgcggCAGCCCAGGCCCAAGGACaaggacagggacagggacacaCCCCTGGTTCTGGACCACACTCTGGACCCCCACAACCAGGCATGCATCCTGGAGGACCGCCACCACATCATGGAGGACCTCCACCACATCATGGAGCACCTCCACCCCACCACGGAGGGCCGCCACCCGGGGCTGCCATGCACCCTGGCTACCCCCCGATAGGTCACCACCCCATGGCCCCCCACCACccaggacagacag GACCGATGGGACCAAGCCAGCCGATTCCGGGACGTATGCTCTCCGGCCCCCCCTCTGCAGGCCCCCCTCCCGGCGGCATGCCACCCATGATGCCCCCACGCCACCCTGGAGCTCCCAACGGCATGT